The sequence TTACAAAAAATTTACTCTCAGGTACAACCAACAATACATTAATCTTTGACCTCTTTAGTAGAAAATGGTTCTATATTTCCATTGCCTATACAGGAATCTTATATGATTTACTAATAATCCCTATGCTCTTAACTAAAAAGACAAGAACTTTAGCATTAATATCTTCATTAATTTTCCATCTATTCAATGCAATATTTCTACAAATTGGAATTTTTCCTTTTTTCGCATTAAGCTTTGCTCTTTTCTTCTATCCACCAGAAAAAATTAGATCGCTTTTTTTAAGAAAAAATAAAACAATTGTTATCGATGAAGCTGAAAAAACATTTAACTCAAAAATATTTTTATGCTTTTTTACCCCCTTTTTAATTATTCAATTATTATTACCAATTCGTCATTATTTCATAAAAGGCGATGTTTTATGGACAGAAGAAGGACACAGATTAAGCTGGAGAATGATGCTTCGAGAACGTAGTGGCTACATTTCATTTAAAATTATTGATAACTCCACAAATAAATCAAGTTATCATGATTACCATAGTGACTTATCTGAAAAGCAATCGAGACAGATTGCAACAAAACCTGATTTTATTTGGCAATATTGTCAAAAAATAAAAAACAAACATAAAGATCAAGACATTTCAATCTACATTACATGTAAAAATGCCATCAATCGAAAGGAATACAAAACCCTAATTGATCCAGATTATGATATGGCAAAAGCAAAATGGAATTATTTCACTCACAATGAATGGATTACAACCTACTAAAAACAAAACTTTTTTTATTTCTATTTTTCAAAAATACATAAACACAGTTATTTACAAAATATCCTACCTCCTTTTTTTTAAATAAATTACTTCAAAAAACAATAGATTTTCATTATTTTTTTAATGTTCTAAAGTAATTCGTTACTTTTGGCACATAAAAGAATTTGGTATGAATACGATTAGATATAATTGGACTAAAGAAGAAATAATTGCTTTATATAATAAGCCTTTAATGGATTTACTTTATGAAGCTTCAACAGTACATAGAGAATTCCATAATCCAAATGTGGTTCAGGTTTCTACATTATTATCCATTAAAACAGGTGGTTGTCCAGAAGATTGCGGATATTGTCCTCAAGCTGCTCGTTATCACACCAACATTGAAGGTAATGATTTAATGACTGTTTCTCAAGTAAAAGCACAAGCACTTAGAGCAAAATCCTCTGGATCATCAAGAGTTTGTATGGGTGCTGCATGGAGAAATGTAAAAGACGGGCCAGAATTTGATCAAGTATTAGAAATGGTACGAACTATTAACAAACTAGACATGGAAGTTTGTTGCACACTAGGAATGATTACAGAAAACCAAGCAAAACGTTTAGCTGAAGCTGGTTTATACGCATACAATCATAACTTAGATTCTTCTGAAGAATACTACAAAGAAGTGATTTCAACTCGTGGTTATGAAGATCGTTTACAAACAATTGATAATGTTAGAAAAACTAATGTTACCGTTTGTAGTGGAGGAATTATTGGAATGGGAGAAAGCGTTGGAGATAGAGCAGGAATGCTTGTTGCATTAGCTTCTTTAAATCCGCAACCTGAATCAGTGCCAATTAATGCATTGGTTGCAGTTGAAGGAACTCCATTAGAAAACGAAAAACCAGTTGAAATTTGGGATATGATTCGAATGGTTGCAACGACACGTATTGTTATGCCAGAAACTCAAGTTAGACTATCAGCTGGAAGAACACAAATGAGTCGTGAAGGACAAGCAATGTGTTTCTTTGCAGGTGCTAATTCAATTTTCGCAGGAGATAAACTATTAACAACTCCAAATCCTGATGTAAACGAAGACATGAAAATGTTTGAATTGCTAGGATTACAACCACAAAAACCTTTTATCAAAAAAATGCAACCTGAAACTGTTGAGGCACAAAATTCTCAATTTGAAACATTAGGTGAAAAACCAAAATGGACAAGACCAGGTCATGCCATTGACAGAAACTTAGAAGCTTCTGGAAAAGGAAAATAAGAGTTTCACTACTATAAAATAGTACTAGTAATATCAATAAAAAAATGCCATTCATCTGAATGGCATTTTTTTAATTTACTTATTTATTCATTTCGGTAAAATATTTATAAAACAAAGGAATAGTTTCGATTCCTTTTAAATAATTAAAGACTCCAAAATGCTCATTTGGCGAATGAATAGCGTCACTATCTAGTCCGAATCCCATTAAAATAGTTTTACTTTTTAATTCCTTCTCAAACAACGATACAATTGGAATACTTCCACCAGAACGAACTGGAATTGCAGGAACACCAAAAGTTTCCGTATATGCTTTATTCGCTGCTCTATACCCAACACTATCGATAGGCGTAACATATCCTTGACCACCATGATGTGGCTTCACAACCACTTTAACCGATTTTGGAGCAATACTTTCAAAATGGTTTTTAAACAATTCAGTAATATCTTCCCAATCTTGATTTGGCACTAAACGCATTGATATTTTAGCAAAAGCTTTACTTGCTATAACTGTTTTCGCACCTTCACCTGTATATCCTCCCCAAATTCCATTCACATCTAATGTAGGACGAATTGAGTTTCTTTCATTAGTAACGTAACCTGTTTCTCCATGAACATCTTCAATAGCTAAGGCATTTTTATATTTTTCCAAAGAAAATGGTGCTTTAGCCATTTCTGCTCTTTCTTCAACTGATAATTCTTCTACATTATCATAGAAACCAGGAATCGTTATATGATTATTCTCATCATGAAGAGAAGCAATCATTTTTGTTAATATATTAATTGGATTAGCAACTGCACCTCCGTATAAACCTGAATGCAAATCACGGTTTGGACCAGTAACCTCAACCTCAACATAACTTAAACCTCTCAAACCAGTAGTAATAGAGGGTTGTGTATTAGAAATCATTCCTGTATCAGAAATCAAAATTACATCATTTGCTAATTTCTCCTGATTACGTTCAACAAACCATCCTAAACTTTTTGAACCAACCTCTTCTTCACCTTCAATCATGAATTTCACATTACAAGGCAATGTATTTGTTGCAATCATATATTCAAATGCTTTAACATGCATATACATTTGCCCTTTATCATCACAAGCTCCACGGGCAAAAATAGCACCTTCTGGATGAATATCTGTAGTTTTAATTACAGGTTCAAAAGGTGGAGACGTC is a genomic window of Flavobacterium jumunjinense containing:
- the bioB gene encoding biotin synthase BioB, with amino-acid sequence MNTIRYNWTKEEIIALYNKPLMDLLYEASTVHREFHNPNVVQVSTLLSIKTGGCPEDCGYCPQAARYHTNIEGNDLMTVSQVKAQALRAKSSGSSRVCMGAAWRNVKDGPEFDQVLEMVRTINKLDMEVCCTLGMITENQAKRLAEAGLYAYNHNLDSSEEYYKEVISTRGYEDRLQTIDNVRKTNVTVCSGGIIGMGESVGDRAGMLVALASLNPQPESVPINALVAVEGTPLENEKPVEIWDMIRMVATTRIVMPETQVRLSAGRTQMSREGQAMCFFAGANSIFAGDKLLTTPNPDVNEDMKMFELLGLQPQKPFIKKMQPETVEAQNSQFETLGEKPKWTRPGHAIDRNLEASGKGK
- a CDS encoding dipeptidase, with translation MENIKQYVQENKERFLQELIELLKIPSVSADSAYAHDVIMTAEMVKSSLEKAGCDFVELCETPGYPIVYGEKIIDKNLPTVLVYGHYDVQPADPVELWTSPPFEPVIKTTDIHPEGAIFARGACDDKGQMYMHVKAFEYMIATNTLPCNVKFMIEGEEEVGSKSLGWFVERNQEKLANDVILISDTGMISNTQPSITTGLRGLSYVEVEVTGPNRDLHSGLYGGAVANPINILTKMIASLHDENNHITIPGFYDNVEELSVEERAEMAKAPFSLEKYKNALAIEDVHGETGYVTNERNSIRPTLDVNGIWGGYTGEGAKTVIASKAFAKISMRLVPNQDWEDITELFKNHFESIAPKSVKVVVKPHHGGQGYVTPIDSVGYRAANKAYTETFGVPAIPVRSGGSIPIVSLFEKELKSKTILMGFGLDSDAIHSPNEHFGVFNYLKGIETIPLFYKYFTEMNK
- a CDS encoding HTTM domain-containing protein, which codes for MISSLSKPIDNAALIVFRIFFGFLLACESFGAIATGWVKKILIDPQFTFSFIGFEWLQPLSGNGMYFYFFIMGILGILIMIGYRYTYAMILYTLLWTGVYFMQKSSYNNHYYLLLIISFIMIFLPANKSYSLDTKLNNVEKTNFMPQWIKLVFITQIAIVYFYAAFAKLYPDWLDGTFTKNLLSGTTNNTLIFDLFSRKWFYISIAYTGILYDLLIIPMLLTKKTRTLALISSLIFHLFNAIFLQIGIFPFFALSFALFFYPPEKIRSLFLRKNKTIVIDEAEKTFNSKIFLCFFTPFLIIQLLLPIRHYFIKGDVLWTEEGHRLSWRMMLRERSGYISFKIIDNSTNKSSYHDYHSDLSEKQSRQIATKPDFIWQYCQKIKNKHKDQDISIYITCKNAINRKEYKTLIDPDYDMAKAKWNYFTHNEWITTY